The following proteins come from a genomic window of Aggregicoccus sp. 17bor-14:
- a CDS encoding ATP-binding protein: protein MDIRTQSALLASIIGLALGLSMLLRASRPRVLTLYSLLALCVGGYYLATFFRRVFPEGGYPWGSRISVGAALLLGSLIPAAAVAFFLEFLGVRKGPARLGRRLGLLSGLLGLAVAVTPLADRTWARVAVGTWVIGALLASAWLLVHRMRGADSRIERVRLRYLALGAAAAILFAGLDFLANFDLAFPQLGPLFSTLYLFLLAQTLLRLRLMDLHELAGKIASQTVLAVILAAVFTVLTVWVEGNTPLFLFNTVVAAFVVLILLEPLREKVEEQVVALFFRERFELLRVLGALRTRMASVIDVAELAHLVLEAFNETRRMTHASIYLLAEDRPGYRLFDFRGPQPVGFLDTAAARGLLFNAAGGQKAVLLENLERRMAELRGHHGEGRRVREELKRIHDTRGALSLMKAGITVPLVSNERVIGFLNLWDERVPEAYASDEISLVLDIAERFSTALENSKLYEKIRERDRLAALGEMAAGLAHEIRNPLGAIKGAAQCLDPRRLPGEDGEFLDVIVEEVNRLNGVVTAFLDYARPLKQSFGPTDVNEVVTRTMRLIQNEIPKSIHFNVDLDLELNRVEGDAEQLKQVFINLVQNAVQALGPAGGSITARTVRSDRFGAFRANAEFVEVHVTDTGPGIPADQQPHIFVPFFTTKEKGTGLGLAICQRIVKNHGGTVSVQSRVGEGATFIIRLPALPSETQGALPEGTPFPPTHPSEAEHTPVPKPATTSRRRREKRRRAGTS from the coding sequence ATGGACATTCGCACGCAAAGCGCTCTCCTGGCATCCATCATCGGCTTGGCCCTCGGCCTGTCGATGTTGCTGAGGGCGAGCCGGCCCCGGGTCCTCACCCTCTACTCGCTCTTGGCGCTGTGCGTGGGCGGCTACTACCTGGCCACCTTCTTCCGCCGGGTCTTCCCCGAGGGGGGCTACCCCTGGGGCAGCCGCATCAGCGTCGGGGCGGCGCTCCTGCTGGGCTCGCTCATCCCGGCGGCCGCGGTGGCCTTCTTCCTCGAGTTCCTCGGCGTGCGCAAAGGCCCGGCGAGGCTCGGCCGCCGGCTCGGCCTGCTGTCGGGCCTGCTGGGGCTGGCCGTGGCGGTGACGCCGCTCGCCGACCGCACCTGGGCCCGGGTCGCGGTGGGCACCTGGGTCATCGGGGCGCTGCTCGCGAGCGCGTGGCTGCTGGTGCACCGCATGCGGGGGGCCGACAGCCGCATCGAGCGGGTGCGCCTGCGCTACCTCGCGCTGGGCGCGGCCGCCGCCATCCTCTTCGCCGGCCTGGACTTCCTGGCGAACTTCGACCTGGCCTTCCCCCAGCTCGGGCCGCTCTTCAGCACCCTCTACCTCTTCCTCCTCGCCCAGACGCTGCTGCGCCTGCGGCTGATGGACCTGCACGAGCTGGCGGGGAAGATCGCGAGCCAGACGGTGCTCGCCGTCATCCTCGCCGCCGTGTTCACCGTGCTGACCGTCTGGGTGGAGGGCAACACCCCGCTCTTCCTCTTCAACACGGTGGTGGCCGCCTTCGTGGTGCTCATCCTGCTCGAGCCCCTGCGCGAGAAGGTGGAGGAGCAGGTGGTGGCCCTCTTCTTCCGCGAGCGCTTCGAGCTGCTGCGGGTGCTGGGCGCGCTGCGCACCCGCATGGCCAGCGTCATCGACGTGGCGGAGCTCGCGCACCTGGTGCTCGAGGCCTTCAACGAGACGCGGCGCATGACGCACGCCTCCATCTACCTGCTGGCCGAGGACCGCCCGGGCTACCGCCTCTTCGACTTCCGGGGCCCGCAGCCGGTGGGCTTCCTGGACACGGCGGCCGCGCGCGGCCTGCTGTTCAACGCGGCGGGCGGGCAGAAGGCGGTGCTCCTGGAGAACCTGGAGCGGCGCATGGCGGAGCTGCGCGGCCACCATGGAGAAGGAAGGCGCGTGCGCGAGGAGCTCAAGCGCATCCACGACACGCGCGGGGCGCTCTCCCTGATGAAGGCCGGCATCACGGTGCCCCTGGTGAGCAACGAGCGGGTCATCGGGTTCCTCAACCTCTGGGACGAGCGCGTGCCCGAGGCCTACGCCTCGGACGAGATCTCCCTCGTCCTGGACATCGCCGAGCGCTTCAGCACGGCGCTCGAGAACTCGAAGCTGTACGAGAAGATCCGCGAGCGCGATCGCCTCGCGGCCCTGGGCGAGATGGCGGCGGGCCTCGCGCACGAGATCCGCAACCCCCTGGGCGCCATCAAGGGCGCGGCGCAGTGCCTGGACCCGCGAAGGCTCCCGGGCGAGGACGGCGAGTTCCTGGACGTCATCGTGGAGGAGGTCAACCGCCTCAACGGCGTGGTGACCGCCTTCCTCGACTACGCGCGGCCGCTGAAGCAGAGCTTCGGCCCCACGGACGTCAACGAGGTGGTGACCCGCACGATGCGGCTCATCCAGAACGAGATCCCCAAGAGCATCCACTTCAACGTGGACCTGGACCTCGAGCTCAACCGCGTGGAGGGCGACGCCGAGCAGCTCAAGCAGGTGTTCATCAACCTGGTGCAGAACGCCGTGCAGGCGCTGGGCCCCGCGGGCGGGAGCATCACGGCGCGCACGGTGCGCTCGGACCGCTTCGGCGCGTTCCGCGCGAATGCCGAGTTCGTGGAGGTGCACGTCACCGACACGGGGCCCGGCATCCCGGCGGACCAGCAGCCACACATCTTCGTCCCCTTCTTCACCACGAAGGAGAAGGGCACGGGGCTGGGGCTCGCCATCTGCCAGCGCATCGTGAAGAACCACGGCGGCACCGTGAGCGTGCAGAGCCGCGTGGGCGAGGGCGCGACCTTCATCATCCGCCTGCCCGCGCTGCCCAGCGAGACGCAAGGCGCCCTGCCCGAGGGCACGCCCTTCCCGCCCACGCACCCCTCCGAGGCCGAGCACACCCCGGTGCCCAAGCCCGCGACGACCAGCCGCCGCCGCCGCGAGAAGCGCCGCCGCGCCGGGACGAGCTGA
- the abc-f gene encoding ribosomal protection-like ABC-F family protein — protein sequence MSIVIAQDICLAYGKKTLFDHAGFAIGPKDRVGLVGANGTGKSSLMKILAGVQQADSGVIQYSRKARAGYLPQEIASLPAGSVVEAVMSTVPGRDQLEGRLRETEAALASATDEADQLELAQSLSDLHEELDHFEERHGRHHAERILKGLGFRDADLAKATSALSGGWRMRAALAGLLLQDPDLLLMDEPTNHLDVPTLTWFDDFLRRSNKALLLISHDRDFLNRQINRVLSLELEGLRSYAGNYDAYKRMRAQEKELLQAQAERVQAKKEELQGFIDRFGAKATKARQAQSRAKMLEKLEDVQVIEERQTMKFRFPEVERSGRDVAKLEGVHKRYGSHVIYDGLSATVERGQRIAVIGANGAGKTTLLKMLAGELAPDSGNVSLGHNVVLGYYAQHHAEKLDRTKTILEEVRPLAADKPESHVRGVLGAFLFSGDDVEKPIGVLSGGERARVALAKLLLQPSNFLLMDEPTNHLDLDSSEMLIEALQGYTGTLLFVSHTRSFVNGLASHVWDVAGGKVVPHPGNLDDYLYHQEQRRLAEEVAGAGEAERSSGKGPSGPVSEKERKRLEAEARQRRSTVEGPLKKEIAAVEARIAALEAEQKSREAELADPALYNDFARAKPLMDAHREGKEALEALYAQWEAAQEKLAEVSASLA from the coding sequence ATGAGCATCGTCATCGCCCAGGACATCTGCCTCGCCTACGGCAAGAAGACCCTCTTCGACCACGCGGGCTTCGCCATCGGCCCCAAGGACCGCGTGGGCCTGGTGGGGGCGAACGGCACCGGCAAGAGCTCGCTGATGAAGATCCTCGCCGGCGTGCAGCAGGCGGACTCGGGCGTCATCCAGTACAGCCGCAAGGCGCGCGCAGGCTACCTCCCCCAGGAGATCGCGAGCCTGCCGGCCGGCAGCGTGGTGGAGGCGGTGATGAGCACCGTGCCCGGCCGCGACCAGCTCGAGGGCCGGCTGCGCGAGACGGAGGCCGCGCTCGCCTCCGCGACGGACGAGGCCGACCAGCTGGAGCTCGCGCAGTCGCTCTCGGACCTGCACGAGGAGCTGGACCACTTCGAGGAGCGCCACGGCCGCCACCACGCCGAGCGCATCCTCAAGGGGCTGGGCTTTCGCGACGCGGACCTCGCCAAGGCGACGAGCGCGCTGTCCGGCGGCTGGCGCATGCGCGCCGCGCTGGCAGGCCTGCTGCTGCAGGACCCGGACCTGCTGCTGATGGACGAGCCCACGAACCACCTGGACGTGCCCACCCTCACCTGGTTCGACGACTTCCTGCGCCGCTCCAACAAGGCGCTGCTGCTCATCAGCCACGACCGCGACTTCCTCAACCGGCAGATCAACCGCGTGCTCTCGCTCGAGCTCGAGGGGCTGCGCAGCTACGCGGGCAACTACGACGCCTACAAGCGCATGCGCGCCCAGGAGAAGGAGCTGCTGCAGGCCCAGGCCGAGCGCGTGCAGGCGAAGAAGGAGGAGCTGCAGGGCTTCATCGACCGCTTCGGCGCCAAGGCCACCAAGGCGCGCCAGGCGCAGAGCCGCGCCAAGATGCTCGAGAAGCTCGAGGACGTGCAGGTCATCGAGGAGCGCCAGACGATGAAGTTCCGCTTCCCCGAGGTGGAGCGCTCGGGGCGCGACGTGGCGAAGCTCGAGGGCGTGCACAAGCGCTACGGCAGCCACGTCATCTACGACGGGCTCAGCGCCACGGTGGAGCGCGGCCAGCGCATCGCGGTCATCGGCGCGAACGGCGCGGGCAAGACCACGCTGCTCAAGATGCTCGCCGGGGAGCTCGCGCCGGACTCGGGGAACGTGTCGCTCGGCCACAACGTGGTGCTCGGCTACTACGCGCAGCACCACGCGGAGAAGCTGGACCGCACCAAGACCATCCTCGAGGAGGTGCGCCCGCTCGCGGCCGACAAGCCGGAGAGCCACGTGCGCGGCGTGCTCGGCGCCTTCCTCTTCTCCGGCGACGACGTGGAGAAGCCCATCGGCGTGCTCTCCGGAGGTGAGCGCGCGCGCGTGGCGCTCGCGAAGCTGCTCTTGCAGCCCTCGAACTTCCTGCTCATGGACGAGCCCACCAACCACCTGGACCTGGACTCGTCCGAGATGCTGATCGAGGCGCTGCAGGGCTACACCGGCACGCTGCTCTTCGTCTCGCACACCCGCAGCTTCGTGAACGGGCTCGCGAGCCATGTCTGGGACGTGGCCGGGGGCAAGGTGGTGCCGCACCCGGGCAACCTCGACGACTACCTCTACCACCAGGAGCAGCGGCGGCTCGCCGAGGAGGTCGCGGGGGCAGGGGAGGCGGAGCGCTCGAGTGGGAAGGGCCCGAGTGGCCCCGTGAGCGAGAAGGAGCGCAAGCGGCTCGAGGCCGAGGCGCGCCAGCGCCGCAGCACCGTGGAGGGCCCGCTCAAGAAGGAGATCGCCGCCGTGGAGGCGCGCATCGCCGCGCTCGAGGCCGAGCAGAAGTCGCGGGAGGCGGAGCTCGCCGACCCCGCGCTCTACAACGACTTCGCGCGCGCGAAGCCGCTGATGGATGCGCACCGCGAGGGCAAGGAGGCGCTGGAGGCGCTCTACGCCCAGTGGGAGGCGGCGCAGGAGAAGCTCGCCGAGGTGTCGGCGTCGCTCGCGTAG